The Myxococcales bacterium genome includes the window GGCCACGGTCAACGCCACGCGAGCGGGCGCCGGGCAATTCGCGGCTGAGCTCGTGCCAGCCGCCAAGGCGCCCCTCTTAAGCGAGACCGAACGCGTCGAGCTCGCCGCGACGCGCCTCAAGCGCATGATCTCGGCCGAACAAGCGCCCGAGAGCCGCATCATTGCCATCAGCGTACAGCACGTCGATGCCGACCTTGCGCGCGACCTAGCCAACACACACGTCGAAAGCTATCTCGCCTCCATGCGCGGTAAACGCACCATCGGTACCGAAAAGGCCTCCTTCATCTTGGCCAAAGAGGTCGATGTCGCCCGCGCACAGCTCGATGCCGCGGCGGCGGTGCTTTACGATTTTCGCGCCAAAAACGATCTCGGCGCCGGCTCCATCGAAGGCAAGCAAAGCGTGCTTTCAGACCAAATCTCGCGCTACACCGCGGCGCTTACCGACGCGCAGATCAAGCGGAGAGAACTCGAATCGCTGCGCACCCGCATCAAGTCGTTACAGGCCGATGACGTGCTGAAGTCGCCTTTGTTCGCGCTGCTCTCCAACAACGACATCGTCGAGTCGCTCAAGGCGCAGTACCACGCCGAGGCCAAAACGTTCCGCGAGGTCGCGAGCGAGTTTGGCCCCAAGAGTGAAAAATATATCCAACAAAAAGGCAAGGTTGCCGATGTGCTCACCGCCATCACCAACGAGGCGGATCGCGCGGTGCGCGAGGTCGAAGAGCGGTACATGGTTGCGGTACGCACCGAACAAGGGCTGTCGGCCGAACTCGAACGTCTAAAGCTCGAAGCCAGCGGCCTCGGCCCCGTAGCCAAGCGCTACAGCGAACTCGCGCGCGAGCACGACGCCGCCGATACAAGTTACAAAGAGAAATATTCCCAGCTGCAAAATTCGCAAGCCGAAGGGCGCAACGAGCTGATTAATATCGAGCCGCTCGAGCAGGCACGTGACGCCTACCTGGTCAGCCCGCGCCTTACCGTAAATCTTGTGGTAGCCGCGGTGCTGTCACTCATCCTTGGCATTTCGTTGGCGTTTGGCCTCGAGTATCTCGACCAAAGCATTCGCACGCCGGGCGACGTCGAGGCGCTCACCGGTGCGCCTTTGCTGGGCGTCATCCCCATTGTACCAGAGAGCCCTGGCGATACGCCGCAGGCCATGCAGGCGCGAGATATGTTCGTCTTTCGCAACCCCACGTCGCGGGCGGCCGAGTGCTGCCGCGCCATCCGCACCAACATCCTGTTTGCCTCGACGGATCGTCGCATCAAGACCATCACCGTCTCGAGCCCACGCCCGCGTGAGGGCAAGACGACCACGGCGATTTACCTCGGCACCACCATGGCGCAGAGCGGACAACGAGTGCTCGTCGTCGACACGGATATGCGCAAACCCCGCCTGCACAAGTCGCTTGGCGTCTCCAAAGCCAAGGGCATCACCAATCTCGTCCTGGGAGATGCAACCCATGCCGAATGCATCAAGTCGACCGACATCCCCAACCTCTTCGTGCTGCCATGCGGACCCTTACCGCCCAACCCGGCCGAGCTCTTGCTCACCGATAAGTTTAAGTCCGTGCTCGCCGAACTCGAGCAACACTACGATCTGATTTTGCTCGATTCGCCCCCCGTGCTGGCGGTTACCGACGCCGTGGTGCTGGCACGCATCTCCGAAGGCGTGATCTTGGTGGCGCACGCGGGTACCACAACGGTTGACGACTTGCGCGCCGCCGCCCGTCACCTGCGTGCCATCAACGCGCCAATTCTCGGGGTTATTCTCAACGACATCAATGTAGATGACCGGCAGTATGGCGGCTACTACGCCACCTACGGCAACTACAGTGAGACCGCCGCACAAGCCTCTTAGGCCAGCCATGAGTCGCTCCCGTCGTCAAACCGATCACGCGCGTCGCGTGAGCCAGTACCAGCCGGTGGTGGCTGAC containing:
- a CDS encoding polysaccharide biosynthesis tyrosine autokinase yields the protein MADPAQAHPPTTPSTPPGGGFGALTDEALFDRARLTRYFDILRKRAWLLLAVFVAGLGLAVLYTLRQPKIYEATATVVVNPQSPRVFGSKSEEVIELGTGSYWSNQEYYNTQLDVIRSFPLALATVNATRAGAGQFAAELVPAAKAPLLSETERVELAATRLKRMISAEQAPESRIIAISVQHVDADLARDLANTHVESYLASMRGKRTIGTEKASFILAKEVDVARAQLDAAAAVLYDFRAKNDLGAGSIEGKQSVLSDQISRYTAALTDAQIKRRELESLRTRIKSLQADDVLKSPLFALLSNNDIVESLKAQYHAEAKTFREVASEFGPKSEKYIQQKGKVADVLTAITNEADRAVREVEERYMVAVRTEQGLSAELERLKLEASGLGPVAKRYSELAREHDAADTSYKEKYSQLQNSQAEGRNELINIEPLEQARDAYLVSPRLTVNLVVAAVLSLILGISLAFGLEYLDQSIRTPGDVEALTGAPLLGVIPIVPESPGDTPQAMQARDMFVFRNPTSRAAECCRAIRTNILFASTDRRIKTITVSSPRPREGKTTTAIYLGTTMAQSGQRVLVVDTDMRKPRLHKSLGVSKAKGITNLVLGDATHAECIKSTDIPNLFVLPCGPLPPNPAELLLTDKFKSVLAELEQHYDLILLDSPPVLAVTDAVVLARISEGVILVAHAGTTTVDDLRAAARHLRAINAPILGVILNDINVDDRQYGGYYATYGNYSETAAQAS